A stretch of Aristophania vespae DNA encodes these proteins:
- a CDS encoding antibiotic biosynthesis monooxygenase family protein encodes MYIAMNRFKVKIGNEDAFETRWLNRDILLKSCLGFISFQFLRGPQNAEYTLYVSHTLWETYDDFCNWTKSDAFKEAHIKAGQSERLTISPPTFEGFDILQTVTRRVI; translated from the coding sequence ATGTATATCGCTATGAATCGTTTTAAAGTGAAAATTGGGAATGAGGATGCTTTTGAGACACGCTGGCTAAATCGCGACATTCTCTTAAAATCATGCCTCGGTTTTATCTCTTTTCAGTTTTTGAGAGGACCTCAAAATGCTGAATACACACTCTATGTTTCCCACACTTTGTGGGAGACATATGATGACTTTTGCAACTGGACGAAATCGGATGCCTTCAAAGAGGCCCATATCAAAGCAGGTCAGTCAGAACGTCTGACAATATCTCCGCCCACTTTTGAAGGCTTTGATATTTTACAAACCGTTACACGAAGGGTTATTTAA
- a CDS encoding ankyrin repeat domain-containing protein produces MISHKILLLLGALSVAGPSASFAQSSNSSQTVKDAGAKQAQYSREHLNKIFLDAAEQGRNDIIEGLVKQGINPNIKNEKGYTPLILAAYNEHLDSVELLLTHGAKPCLADHAGNTALMGVAFKGNVAILNRLAKAGCSVNTQNHAGQTALMMAALFGRNEVVKTLLELGADPFLKDAKGETAYSLAQAQRTQSTVAILQEAQAKRLMRK; encoded by the coding sequence ATGATCTCTCATAAAATTTTGCTTCTTTTAGGTGCTCTTTCTGTCGCTGGCCCCTCAGCGAGTTTTGCTCAGTCCTCTAATTCATCGCAGACTGTTAAAGATGCAGGTGCAAAACAGGCACAATATAGCCGTGAGCACCTAAACAAAATCTTTTTAGATGCAGCAGAGCAGGGGCGTAATGATATCATTGAGGGCCTGGTCAAGCAGGGGATAAATCCCAACATCAAAAATGAGAAAGGTTATACCCCTCTTATTTTAGCTGCCTATAATGAGCATCTTGATAGTGTTGAGCTACTTCTGACGCATGGTGCCAAACCATGCCTGGCTGATCATGCAGGTAATACGGCCCTAATGGGGGTTGCATTTAAAGGCAATGTGGCAATTTTAAACCGTCTGGCCAAGGCTGGATGTTCTGTTAATACGCAAAATCACGCAGGGCAGACGGCTCTCATGATGGCTGCCCTTTTCGGGCGCAATGAGGTTGTTAAAACTCTGCTCGAACTAGGTGCCGATCCCTTCCTTAAAGATGCTAAAGGCGAAACAGCCTATTCCTTAGCCCAGGCACAAAGAACACAAAGCACTGTTGCTATTCTTCAAGAGGCTCAGGCAAAGCGTCTTATGCGTAAATAA
- a CDS encoding catalase, producing the protein MKKTFISLLSVPLLVSTALAGPSMAPSSKPPLMRQDSGAPIVDNQNSETAGQDGPVVLEDFALIEKLAHFDRERIPERVVHARGVGAHGYFIANGDFAGLSKAALFKSGKKTPVFVRFSTVMNYRGSPEAARDPRGFATKFYTEEGNWDLVGINLPVFFIRDAIKFPDFVHALKPDPVTNMQDMNNQFDFFSNAPESTHMLTYIYSDKYGMPINYRHMDGQGVHAFRVINDKGETHFVKFHWVSQQGVKGMDLKATHAADTNYATADLYKSIGEGNFPKWDLYVQVLTPKEAAALPYDAFDDTKEWLGVPEKKIGTMVLNKMPDNYFQETEQAAFAPGVMVPGIEPSPDKMLQGRLFSYADTQRYRLGVNYQDLPINRPLVKVQNDHQDGVMSIRPRKGHVNWQPTSRYDDPGAVVDETNPGMGIIRAEAPQNNRNNKSRYAVSGVVLKQAVHPTDNFTQTGEIYRSFSPFEQSEVVHNLASDMKMVKSHETKVRFTSYIYRSDKTYGENLAKALGLKIEEVKQAADHIPQTQVQ; encoded by the coding sequence ATGAAAAAAACTTTTATATCCTTGCTATCAGTGCCTTTGTTGGTATCAACGGCTTTAGCAGGGCCATCTATGGCTCCGTCTTCAAAGCCACCTTTGATGAGACAGGATTCTGGTGCACCTATCGTTGATAACCAGAATTCGGAAACAGCAGGTCAGGATGGCCCTGTTGTGCTTGAGGATTTTGCTCTTATCGAAAAACTTGCCCATTTTGACCGCGAGCGGATTCCCGAACGTGTTGTTCATGCACGTGGTGTAGGTGCTCACGGTTATTTTATTGCTAATGGTGATTTTGCCGGGCTGAGCAAGGCTGCTCTTTTCAAAAGCGGTAAAAAAACTCCCGTATTCGTCCGTTTTTCTACAGTGATGAATTATCGTGGCTCTCCTGAAGCAGCACGTGATCCTCGTGGTTTTGCAACAAAATTCTATACCGAAGAAGGAAACTGGGATTTAGTTGGTATTAACCTTCCTGTTTTCTTTATTCGTGATGCCATTAAGTTCCCTGACTTTGTGCATGCTCTTAAACCTGATCCTGTAACGAATATGCAGGATATGAATAATCAGTTCGATTTCTTCTCGAACGCTCCTGAATCAACCCACATGCTGACTTATATTTATTCTGATAAATACGGCATGCCGATCAATTATCGTCATATGGATGGACAGGGTGTTCATGCCTTCCGTGTGATTAACGATAAGGGTGAGACCCACTTTGTAAAATTCCACTGGGTGAGCCAGCAGGGTGTGAAGGGTATGGATCTTAAAGCGACCCATGCTGCTGATACAAACTACGCTACAGCTGACCTTTATAAATCAATTGGTGAGGGTAACTTCCCGAAATGGGATCTATACGTTCAGGTACTTACCCCTAAAGAAGCTGCTGCGCTTCCTTATGATGCTTTTGATGATACAAAAGAGTGGCTTGGCGTTCCTGAAAAGAAAATTGGCACCATGGTGCTCAATAAAATGCCTGATAACTACTTCCAGGAAACAGAGCAGGCAGCTTTTGCTCCTGGTGTAATGGTCCCTGGTATCGAGCCTTCTCCTGATAAAATGCTTCAGGGACGTCTGTTCTCCTATGCTGATACGCAGCGTTATCGCTTAGGCGTCAATTACCAGGATCTGCCAATCAATCGTCCGCTGGTCAAAGTGCAAAATGACCATCAAGATGGTGTTATGAGCATTCGTCCTCGCAAAGGACATGTGAACTGGCAACCAACAAGCCGTTATGATGACCCTGGTGCAGTGGTAGATGAAACTAACCCAGGTATGGGCATTATCCGTGCTGAAGCACCACAAAATAACAGGAATAATAAAAGCCGTTATGCTGTTTCTGGTGTGGTGTTGAAACAGGCTGTCCATCCTACAGATAATTTCACTCAGACCGGTGAGATTTATCGTAGTTTCTCACCTTTTGAACAAAGTGAGGTTGTCCATAATCTTGCTAGCGATATGAAGATGGTTAAAAGTCACGAGACTAAAGTCCGCTTTACATCTTATATTTATCGTTCAGATAAGACATACGGGGAAAATTTGGCCAAAGCTCTTGGTCTAAAAATTGAGGAAGTTAAACAGGCTGCTGATCATATTCCTCAAACGCAAGTTCAATAA
- the ykgO gene encoding type B 50S ribosomal protein L36, whose translation MKIRNSLKSAKIRDKNCRVVRRRGRVYVINKKNPRLKARQG comes from the coding sequence ATGAAAATCCGCAATAGCCTTAAATCAGCAAAGATTCGTGACAAAAACTGCCGCGTTGTTCGCCGTCGTGGCCGCGTTTATGTCATCAACAAAAAGAACCCTCGTCTAAAAGCACGTCAGGGTTAA
- a CDS encoding tetratricopeptide repeat protein: MKKTLPLNFFVPFSLNKAQFSGDVLKQKEPLALRSGALFLSIIGGIFLLSNVALAASNPSHPAASSLAPSSGSSKKLAKTREERQKETLQKFEKALSQSKSEKETQILWEKAERARQATLNNAPRLLLKEAQEKEKKGDVQSIESLLSTALALQPDNSLLRRLRASTRIKGNDPMGAIQDLGVALLTDQDDPIAWLLLAKAQENLHRPSHALQAFKEAERRVPFLPEKEKLQQHFEQQAYGQED; the protein is encoded by the coding sequence TTGAAAAAAACGCTGCCTTTAAATTTTTTTGTGCCTTTTTCTCTCAATAAGGCGCAGTTTTCTGGTGACGTTTTAAAGCAAAAAGAGCCTCTTGCCTTACGGTCTGGGGCTCTTTTCTTATCTATAATAGGCGGTATTTTTCTCTTATCAAACGTTGCTTTGGCAGCATCTAACCCTTCTCATCCTGCTGCATCTTCATTGGCTCCCTCTTCTGGTTCGTCTAAAAAATTAGCAAAAACCAGAGAAGAGCGGCAGAAAGAGACCCTCCAAAAATTTGAAAAGGCTCTTTCTCAGTCAAAATCAGAAAAAGAGACCCAAATTTTGTGGGAAAAAGCCGAAAGAGCACGGCAAGCTACGCTCAATAATGCCCCACGGCTTTTACTCAAAGAAGCGCAGGAAAAAGAGAAAAAAGGTGATGTGCAATCCATCGAATCCCTTCTCTCTACCGCACTAGCTCTGCAACCTGATAATAGTTTGTTGCGCCGTCTTAGGGCCTCTACCCGTATTAAAGGCAATGACCCTATGGGGGCTATACAGGATCTGGGTGTCGCTCTACTCACTGATCAAGATGACCCTATTGCGTGGCTTTTATTGGCCAAGGCTCAGGAAAATTTACACAGACCATCACACGCTTTGCAGGCATTTAAAGAAGCTGAGCGGCGTGTACCTTTTCTCCCGGAAAAAGAAAAGCTGCAACAACATTTTGAGCAGCAAGCTTATGGTCAAGAAGATTAA
- a CDS encoding TonB-dependent receptor domain-containing protein, with the protein MGWNIVQLTGAVRYDRFHLSGKGNNEFSGQNNLPMGEFHARRTADAVSPKVTLALNPLEGFQLYGNYGLGFRPPAITETLYSGSHPGLGFVKFVPNPYLQPERTYGWEIGTKLKYHSVFSKGDHIDISADYYDTRIKNYVGQTLITARPGPGVFPPIPQSGYLFRNMAGNTYTRGFEGQVRYDSPFIFAMLSYTNSTTQLPQRDYSGYNQLVTTPPRNVMSSTIGLHLLDNRLNLGGRVRAATGTTGQAIGRYGASKRAGYVVFDLFGDYQITKRLQLFTSADNVTNRHYYNNALATIPNQGLTVMSGLNLAFSN; encoded by the coding sequence ATGGGGTGGAACATCGTGCAGCTTACAGGAGCTGTGCGCTATGATCGTTTCCATCTATCAGGCAAAGGTAATAATGAGTTTTCCGGTCAAAATAACCTGCCAATGGGAGAATTTCACGCCCGGCGTACTGCGGATGCCGTTAGTCCCAAAGTGACTTTAGCTCTTAATCCTCTTGAGGGGTTCCAGTTATATGGCAATTATGGTCTGGGATTTCGCCCTCCAGCAATAACAGAAACATTATATTCTGGGTCACATCCTGGGTTAGGTTTTGTAAAATTTGTGCCCAATCCCTACTTGCAACCAGAGCGGACTTATGGATGGGAAATTGGCACAAAACTTAAATATCATAGTGTTTTTTCCAAGGGAGACCACATAGATATTTCAGCAGATTATTATGATACACGTATTAAAAATTATGTAGGGCAAACCCTTATTACAGCGCGTCCAGGGCCAGGTGTGTTTCCCCCCATTCCACAGTCGGGATATCTGTTTAGGAATATGGCAGGCAATACATATACGCGTGGTTTTGAGGGGCAGGTTCGTTACGACTCACCTTTTATTTTTGCCATGCTCTCTTATACAAATAGTACAACACAGTTACCTCAGCGTGATTATAGTGGTTATAACCAACTCGTTACCACACCGCCGCGTAATGTAATGTCTTCTACAATAGGGCTGCATCTGCTTGATAACCGCCTTAATTTAGGTGGGCGCGTGAGGGCAGCGACTGGCACAACAGGGCAGGCCATAGGGCGTTATGGTGCGAGCAAGCGTGCTGGTTATGTTGTGTTCGATTTATTTGGTGATTATCAAATCACAAAAAGATTACAGCTTTTTACAAGTGCGGATAACGTCACAAACAGACATTATTACAATAACGCTCTCGCAACCATACCTAACCAGGGTTTAACCGTCATGAGTGGGCTTAATCTTGCTTTCTCAAACTAA
- a CDS encoding glycosyltransferase family 32 protein, with amino-acid sequence MFVSFFNSFLAITDQGLEQKNFCAFHDEGVQPVSLQELKNLGFQSEYQNDGMIAFRKGNDYLSVNADLSLSVRDHVGGWERFSEISETKLPPFVRNIASGCDIPKIIHQIGYNISNFNPFYENINYIKYRNKDYDYKLWTKFGNNSVYKFIYDYYGIEYVKLFEMINQDYGAMCADLARYMIIYAMGGVYLDLKSVITQPLNALIKAQDKLLLAKWESEGEVHPDLSHVAGGEYVNWFIASIAGHSLLRRVINQVLCNIALYDRRFAGAGRIATLRTTGPVPYTRAILSSPRNSGFREISLNQEGCVYQSLLVKKNSKPLYGRPHYSSLNSDLILKRP; translated from the coding sequence GTGTTTGTTTCATTTTTTAATAGTTTTTTGGCCATTACAGACCAAGGATTAGAACAGAAAAATTTTTGCGCTTTCCATGATGAGGGGGTGCAACCTGTCAGCTTGCAGGAGCTCAAAAACCTTGGCTTTCAAAGTGAATATCAAAATGATGGAATGATCGCCTTTAGAAAGGGCAACGACTATCTGTCTGTTAACGCAGATCTAAGCCTTTCAGTAAGAGATCACGTTGGCGGATGGGAAAGATTTTCCGAGATTAGTGAAACGAAACTACCTCCTTTCGTAAGAAACATAGCTTCTGGATGTGATATACCTAAAATTATTCATCAAATAGGGTATAATATTAGTAATTTTAATCCATTTTATGAAAATATAAATTACATTAAATATAGAAATAAAGATTACGATTACAAATTATGGACTAAATTTGGTAATAATAGTGTCTATAAGTTTATTTATGATTATTATGGAATTGAGTATGTAAAATTATTTGAAATGATTAACCAGGATTATGGTGCAATGTGCGCTGATCTGGCTCGATATATGATTATTTATGCTATGGGTGGTGTTTATCTTGACCTGAAATCAGTGATTACTCAACCGCTTAACGCGCTTATCAAAGCTCAAGACAAATTGCTTTTGGCAAAGTGGGAAAGTGAGGGGGAGGTACACCCTGATCTTAGTCATGTTGCTGGTGGAGAATATGTAAACTGGTTTATTGCTTCGATAGCTGGCCATTCTTTATTAAGGCGGGTCATCAATCAGGTGCTTTGTAATATAGCCCTTTATGACCGCCGCTTTGCAGGAGCAGGCCGTATAGCTACTTTAAGAACTACAGGGCCAGTGCCTTATACAAGGGCAATTTTATCTTCTCCTAGAAATAGTGGCTTTAGAGAAATTTCTCTCAACCAGGAAGGCTGTGTTTATCAGAGCCTGCTCGTGAAAAAAAATTCAAAACCCTTATATGGGCGGCCTCATTATTCCAGTTTAAATAGCGATCTTATTTTGAAACGTCCTTGA
- a CDS encoding glycosyltransferase family 32 protein, with translation MLITFFNSFLAITDNGLEQRDFCAFYDDWVKPATWSDLKNLGFAREYQSDGLVALKRGNDYLSARPDLGFTTQDNVSGWERFLEVDEGKLPCFVKKHPFTETIPKIIHQIGYKIDSKEPFEENLDHIIYHNPDYDYKYWTEFGDNSIMRFIYDHYGMDVLKLFDRINPDYGAICADLARYLIIYVLGGIYLDLKSVIVNPLKDVIRKDDKFLVGKWGAITETHPDLCHISDGEYLNAFVISVAGHPLLRRVINQVLCNISLYDRRIAGVGRVATLKTSGPIAFTRAITSYPGKTNMREIHLKNSGLLPYSPLVKGNHIDHYKRPHYSKLETDLILPAV, from the coding sequence TTGTTAATTACCTTCTTCAATAGTTTTTTGGCAATTACAGATAATGGACTTGAACAGAGAGATTTTTGCGCTTTTTATGACGATTGGGTTAAGCCCGCGACATGGTCAGATCTTAAAAATTTAGGTTTTGCCCGGGAATATCAAAGTGATGGTTTGGTTGCTCTGAAAAGGGGCAATGACTATCTTTCTGCTCGTCCCGATTTGGGTTTTACAACCCAGGATAATGTTAGTGGCTGGGAGAGATTTTTAGAAGTTGATGAAGGAAAATTGCCCTGCTTTGTAAAGAAACATCCTTTTACAGAAACAATTCCTAAAATTATTCACCAAATAGGGTATAAAATTGATTCAAAGGAGCCTTTTGAAGAAAATCTTGACCATATAATTTATCATAATCCCGATTATGACTATAAATACTGGACTGAGTTTGGTGACAATTCCATAATGAGATTTATTTACGATCATTATGGTATGGATGTTTTAAAATTATTTGACAGGATTAATCCTGATTATGGTGCTATTTGTGCCGATTTAGCACGTTATTTAATTATTTATGTACTTGGTGGCATTTATTTAGATCTGAAATCCGTTATCGTTAACCCTTTAAAAGATGTCATCAGAAAAGACGATAAGTTTCTCGTTGGGAAATGGGGGGCCATTACCGAAACTCATCCTGATCTTTGCCATATTTCCGATGGGGAATATCTAAATGCCTTTGTTATATCTGTGGCTGGGCATCCTCTGTTAAGGCGTGTGATCAATCAGGTATTATGTAATATTTCTCTTTATGATCGCCGCATTGCCGGCGTTGGGCGCGTGGCTACGTTAAAAACGTCAGGCCCTATTGCTTTTACAAGAGCTATTACTTCATATCCAGGAAAGACCAATATGAGGGAGATTCATCTTAAAAACTCTGGTCTTTTACCTTATAGCCCTCTGGTAAAAGGAAATCACATTGATCATTATAAACGCCCGCATTATTCAAAATTAGAAACCGATTTGATTTTACCTGCGGTTTGA
- a CDS encoding MT-A70 family methyltransferase, producing MSKTSQAAKELKKFLGEQKFSTVMADPPWRFTNRTGKVAPEHKRLARYPTMTLEEICSLPVKDHLNETAHCYLWVPNALLPEGLQVLKAWGFEYKSNIIWHKIRKDGGSDGRGVGFYFRNVTEILLFGTKGPKARTLQRGRTQVNLFSTRKREHSRKPDEQYEIIEGCSWGPYLELFGRGKRDNWTVWGNQADADYKPTWDTYKYNSSTSANKMET from the coding sequence ATGAGCAAAACATCCCAGGCGGCCAAAGAACTCAAAAAATTTTTAGGTGAACAAAAATTTTCGACGGTCATGGCCGATCCTCCTTGGCGCTTTACGAACCGCACAGGCAAAGTAGCACCAGAGCATAAACGGCTGGCCCGCTATCCTACCATGACATTGGAAGAAATATGCTCTCTTCCTGTTAAAGACCACCTTAATGAAACAGCTCACTGCTACCTATGGGTGCCAAATGCTCTTTTACCTGAAGGGCTCCAGGTACTCAAAGCATGGGGGTTTGAATATAAATCAAACATCATCTGGCATAAAATTCGCAAAGATGGTGGTTCTGATGGGCGTGGCGTAGGGTTTTACTTTCGTAATGTCACCGAAATTCTACTTTTTGGCACAAAAGGCCCTAAAGCACGCACATTGCAGCGGGGCCGCACACAGGTAAATTTATTTTCTACAAGAAAAAGGGAACATTCCCGCAAACCTGATGAACAATATGAAATTATAGAAGGTTGTTCATGGGGGCCATATTTAGAGCTCTTTGGCCGAGGCAAACGCGATAACTGGACGGTGTGGGGCAATCAGGCTGACGCCGATTATAAACCCACCTGGGATACCTATAAATATAATTCTTCCACCAGTGCGAACAAGATGGAGACATAA
- a CDS encoding retroviral-like aspartic protease family protein, with amino-acid sequence MKHYISVLMIGACLMSTASHAKSLCTFEHIATIPLTETGYTISLQAHLEGHPLSLIVDTGSEGSLLTPEALIRLRLTPDNSFKTLISGSDGRGQIVPNVTIKTLEMGNLLLSNLSFPVGALPGAPLIRPAISGLIGMNLLGNYDLDFDLPHHQLTLYHIQLGSMLCKRPPAWQESEMSGANKSNKQNSGKIKTLHTQVIARRYMIPFILDGHKGTALLDSGAHSHIVSLSFAHKLGLNEERLAQDPGGYSASIATPEKRYYWHQFSELKIGDEVRKKPTLTVAPLKEHADMLLGADWFQTHRVWISKATERVYIHP; translated from the coding sequence ATGAAGCACTATATTTCGGTTCTTATGATTGGGGCTTGCCTGATGAGCACAGCATCTCATGCAAAATCTCTTTGCACATTTGAACATATTGCAACGATCCCTTTAACCGAGACAGGCTATACAATTAGCCTCCAGGCACACTTAGAAGGGCACCCTCTTTCTTTAATTGTTGATACAGGTTCTGAAGGCAGCCTGCTCACGCCCGAGGCTTTAATTCGCCTGCGTTTAACGCCCGATAACTCTTTTAAAACTCTTATTTCAGGGTCAGATGGCAGAGGACAAATTGTTCCTAACGTAACCATTAAAACTCTGGAAATGGGAAATTTGCTACTTTCCAACCTCTCATTTCCCGTAGGGGCTCTCCCCGGAGCACCTCTTATAAGACCTGCTATTTCGGGCCTCATAGGTATGAATCTTTTGGGAAATTATGATCTCGATTTTGATTTACCCCACCACCAACTCACTCTCTATCATATTCAGCTAGGCTCCATGCTGTGCAAAAGACCACCAGCTTGGCAGGAAAGTGAGATGTCTGGAGCTAACAAGTCCAACAAGCAAAACTCAGGTAAAATTAAAACTCTTCATACTCAAGTAATCGCCAGACGCTATATGATTCCCTTTATATTGGATGGTCACAAAGGAACGGCCCTGCTTGATAGCGGGGCACATTCTCATATTGTAAGCCTCTCCTTTGCTCATAAACTGGGCCTAAATGAAGAGAGGCTGGCGCAGGATCCAGGAGGCTATAGTGCCAGTATAGCGACACCAGAAAAACGCTATTACTGGCATCAATTTAGTGAGCTAAAAATTGGCGATGAGGTCAGAAAAAAGCCCACTTTAACCGTCGCTCCCTTAAAGGAGCATGCAGATATGCTCCTCGGTGCCGACTGGTTTCAGACCCATAGAGTTTGGATATCAAAAGCAACTGAACGCGTATATATACACCCCTGA
- a CDS encoding BglII/BstYI family type II restriction endonuclease codes for MTEELDFGQLEDELVKNDISVGKVADNSESYASIFPKTILEKFEIYSYRSAAAVLYQSFPEQFKELISALEKFYITKKMIRIPGGSKGPIAKYVDTLLDKEKWVETRISADLVVKLHHAHTNEIVTEYVREGYLDGHRIDFVSGRVAFDLEWNSKDQTYDRDLYAFSAFHEAGAIDVGVLLTRGTSLDNKFFKSLGKVLDKNGEKEGTADVYKKFGASTTWMGKLLYRLDAGRNGGCPVLAIGITPKCVIDDSAP; via the coding sequence ATGACGGAGGAGCTAGATTTCGGACAGCTTGAAGACGAACTCGTTAAAAACGATATTTCTGTCGGAAAAGTTGCTGATAATTCTGAATCATATGCCTCCATCTTCCCAAAAACGATTTTAGAAAAATTTGAGATTTATAGTTATCGCTCTGCGGCTGCGGTGCTTTACCAAAGCTTTCCAGAGCAATTTAAAGAACTTATCTCTGCCCTCGAAAAATTTTACATTACAAAAAAGATGATTCGCATTCCCGGCGGAAGCAAAGGCCCCATTGCGAAATATGTAGATACGCTTTTAGATAAAGAAAAATGGGTTGAAACACGCATTTCAGCCGATCTCGTCGTCAAGCTTCATCATGCTCATACCAATGAAATTGTTACTGAATATGTCAGAGAAGGTTATCTCGACGGCCATAGAATAGATTTTGTGTCAGGACGGGTAGCATTTGACCTGGAGTGGAACAGCAAAGATCAAACTTATGATCGTGATCTTTATGCATTTTCTGCCTTCCATGAAGCAGGTGCCATTGATGTTGGCGTTTTACTGACAAGAGGGACAAGTCTGGATAATAAGTTTTTCAAAAGTCTGGGCAAGGTTCTCGATAAAAATGGCGAAAAAGAAGGCACCGCTGACGTTTATAAAAAATTTGGCGCTTCTACCACTTGGATGGGAAAATTACTCTACCGCCTTGATGCTGGCCGCAATGGTGGATGCCCAGTTTTAGCCATTGGCATCACACCAAAATGCGTTATTGACGATTCTGCACCCTAA
- a CDS encoding TonB-dependent receptor plug domain-containing protein — protein MPNSHNCFFSCPLNCLKKLALSPVSRPVVGGCLLSTALMLPIAASAKAELADNSSAESNFPINLPSIRVKGATKPVSVPQASSSLTRDDLLRVQPTEPYAILRDLPGVFFQNDGTPALSVSMRGMQDFGRINVMIDGARQNFQESGHGANGSVYVDPALLAGLDVQRGTVSTADGSGAIGGKLNLHTLNVNDIVEAGKQYGVIARILGGTNNYDGSGMVGAADQINDMIGVAAAFSMRSSGDYEDGNGDRIPHTFQRLQSGLFKINITPGSDQKLTLGTVIYHNQFGVGVENVTTSDEVQNNTGTIDYSYKPVDNNLISLHAKGYVVSTTMSNYTPSFRAVTVAQPDLTHYGLTTLGFELDNMSRFKGGPLDFALTYGGEYYHDQVNTKSSTGHDGTTPSGGERLVEPLPN, from the coding sequence ATGCCTAACTCTCATAACTGTTTTTTTTCATGCCCTTTAAACTGCTTGAAAAAGCTCGCATTATCACCTGTTTCTAGGCCTGTTGTTGGAGGGTGCCTTTTATCTACAGCCTTGATGCTGCCTATAGCTGCCTCGGCAAAAGCAGAGCTTGCAGATAATTCTTCGGCAGAGAGCAACTTCCCCATAAATTTACCGTCAATTAGGGTGAAGGGTGCCACAAAGCCGGTCTCTGTTCCGCAGGCTTCTTCTTCTTTAACACGCGACGATCTATTGCGGGTTCAGCCAACAGAACCTTATGCAATTTTGCGTGATCTACCTGGTGTATTTTTCCAAAATGATGGCACCCCAGCTTTATCTGTCTCTATGCGTGGTATGCAGGATTTTGGTCGTATCAATGTCATGATTGATGGGGCAAGACAGAATTTTCAGGAAAGCGGTCACGGTGCCAATGGTAGTGTTTATGTCGATCCTGCCCTCTTGGCAGGGCTAGATGTGCAACGTGGCACCGTATCTACGGCAGATGGGAGCGGGGCTATTGGCGGCAAGTTAAATCTCCATACTCTGAATGTGAATGATATTGTCGAAGCAGGAAAACAATATGGTGTGATTGCACGCATATTGGGTGGGACAAATAATTATGATGGTTCGGGAATGGTCGGTGCGGCTGATCAAATTAACGATATGATTGGGGTTGCAGCAGCCTTTAGTATGCGCAGTTCAGGTGATTATGAAGACGGTAATGGTGATCGCATTCCCCATACCTTTCAAAGGCTACAATCAGGTTTATTTAAAATAAATATAACCCCAGGGTCAGATCAGAAGCTTACTTTAGGGACCGTTATTTATCATAACCAATTTGGCGTAGGTGTTGAAAATGTAACAACCTCAGATGAGGTGCAAAATAATACCGGCACAATTGATTATAGCTATAAGCCGGTCGATAATAATCTCATTTCCTTGCATGCCAAAGGCTATGTCGTCAGCACGACAATGTCTAATTATACACCTTCTTTTAGAGCGGTGACGGTAGCACAACCTGACTTAACCCATTATGGGTTAACGACCTTAGGTTTTGAACTTGATAATATGTCCCGTTTTAAAGGGGGACCGCTTGATTTTGCCCTGACTTATGGGGGCGAATATTATCATGATCAGGTCAATACAAAAAGTAGCACAGGTCATGACGGTACGACACCAAGCGGGGGAGAGAGGTTGGTGGAGCCTTTACCGAACTAA